ACTAAAGATTGAAACTATTTTTATAAGAATAAATGTCGACAATTGACTGTTAACAAAATGGATAAGAAAAGATTGAGTTTTCTGAAAAGGAATAATATTTAGTTAGGAGTGATAATCATGTCTAAAGAAATAATTTACACAGAAAATGCACCTGAGCCAGGCAATTATTCACAGGCAGTACAGTTAGGTAATACAATTTATGTTTCTGGTCAAACTGCCGATGATCCTGAAACAGGAGAAGCAGTACACGGCTCAGTTGCTGAACAGACTGAACTAATTTTGACAAATATAAAAAATATTTTAGAATCAGCAGGTTCCAGTATGAAAAAAGTAGTGAAAGTAAATGTTTATATCTCAGATATGAAATATAAAGAAGAAATGGATAATACGTATAAGAAATTTTTCGATAAAAACCCTCCAGCAAGAATTGCAATGGCCGTAAAAGGGCTTGATGCTGGTTTAGATGTTGAAATAGATGTTATAGCTGAAGCTTAATAAATTTGGTTAGTAACAGGAGGGTATTTATGGGTTTAAAAAATTTAGAATTGAAAAATATTTATGAAGCTTCAAATAAAGTTTATAAAATAGCCAGAAAAACTCCTCTTTATAAAACTGTAGATCTTTCAGA
Above is a window of Halanaerobiales bacterium DNA encoding:
- a CDS encoding Rid family detoxifying hydrolase, producing the protein MSKEIIYTENAPEPGNYSQAVQLGNTIYVSGQTADDPETGEAVHGSVAEQTELILTNIKNILESAGSSMKKVVKVNVYISDMKYKEEMDNTYKKFFDKNPPARIAMAVKGLDAGLDVEIDVIAEA